The Arachis ipaensis cultivar K30076 chromosome B10, Araip1.1, whole genome shotgun sequence DNA window cataaattttgatttcgagcatataactttgtttagattaataaatacatacatttcaattttgagtatatatatatatatattccagcaaaatgtatgtaagaaaaatgttttataatagaaaagaataagagagattttgagaagaattaaaggagagagataattttattggaaaaaatttttaagaagaaaagatacaattactaatgttttgtttgtcaattacatttctattaaaattagtagtatcaaaaaatatttcaaatttaatattatgaagaaaaaataaaaaaaaaatatataaggactagtttgactaatttttaaaatttgagggatgaaaatgacttatttcaggactttcaaggactattttgactataaaaatcttttttacatgtcaagtgacacgtggcgtTGACCTGGGTATGCCACTGACCTGCCACGTGGCGTTGACCGTGGCGTTGACCTGCCACGTGGCGTGCCACGTAatcatgccacgtggcacttaacgtgccACGTCATCGCCCAACTGACAAGAGGACTAATTtgacttattttttatctttcagggactaatttgattaaaaaaatcgttcggggacgaaaatgaagatcgcgtaatctttcggggacgaatttgagtattaacccttattattatatataatatgttCAATTATCTTATAAATGGGTAAATCCTACCCAAAGAATAAAATTGTGATACAAATTTTTAATAttcacaaataaaaatatataagacAAGTTTTAAGTTAGGATAAACTAAAATAGAACAAAATAGAATTGGATAATGTCAAAAACACGTTCTTATCTACTCTGCACAGACACAAAACTTGACACTTTTAAAAGGAAAACAAGTTGTACCACTCAAAAGTATGTGATTAAATACATATATTTGAACAAAGAACAAATTAAATAGGTTTAATTTAAGTAgtggaatttaaaaaaaaaaaaaaaagaaaggttaAGAACCCTCGCTCTCCTagcattattattggttatttttaatttctaattcgaTCTCATCCTTGTTAAACTGAAACATTGCGTACTCACTTCATCCATGTATATAACAAATGAAAGGGTGTCATTTTGCAATTAAGCCAGGAAATAAGTGCTGGAGACATGGTTCAAGACTTCAAGTTCAACTAATTTTATAAGaagcattatttatttatttttatttagttaaaagGGTTCTGCATATACAATGTGATCAACCACCAACCAATCATTGAACAAACGAACACACACTACCAAATAGCTGCTAGGATAGCTGTTACAGTTGGTACATTTGTCATTCACTTTATCATTATtcatattattcattattttcaaTGCAACTTGAATAATATATAGGCGCTGCTGCGATTCCTTTgcgcttttattattatttatttttcatgaaAAAAGTTCCcccttcccttttttttttccttaataaataacatgaaaaggAGATTCTTCTAGTGTTTAATTTGTGTTAGATGCTTGAGTAAGATTCTCAAAAGAAATATACGaggaaaaaatatttaatttttttaaagggCCAAATACAATGACTTTCTTTGATGTTTAGCCTAAGCTAATTACATCCAATTACCTCTTTGATTAGAATGACTTTTTATACAATGATTCTTCATACTAAACTTCTCATCACATTAAAATATTGTTAGTAGGATGTTTTGAAGTATCCATGCACGAAGCATAAATAAAACTTTAGTAGAATTGTACGTGGTTTCTTGTATACCAGATATGAAAAGTAATAATATTTCTTTAGATGTAATATTAATATAAGGGTTAAGTATTTTTTTGTCCCTAAGATTTGGggtaaaaattaaatttgtcatcgacttttttttgttattaaaattatcTCCAATgttacaaaatgttataaaatcgtccttttttttaccaaattatccttaacaattaataaaaataatattaaaaaacaaaATCCCACCCCACCCTACCCCACCTCACCCCGGTGTTTCTTCATTGTCTTCTCTCCCCTTCCCCTTCTTTCTACCATTCTCTTCGAAACCACCTCTTTTCCAACCCCCAATTCTTCCTCTCTCCTTTTCTGTCACCCTATCATCTTCTCTCTTTCCATCACACTACTATCTTCATCCTATCGTTGTCGAGCTTCTGGTGGTGAGGGGATCTGTTCTTCCCTCTCTCTCGATCTGTTCCTATCCTCAACCACAACTACGACAGAGTTGGTGCgatggagaaggagttggagcAGTCGCGCGATGCAACTAAGGCCCTAAGTGCGATCGCCGAGAGGGCGGCGGAGCTAGAGACAGAGTTGCCAAGGCTCCAATATGACTCTATATCGGATATGAGAGCCGCCGAGGAGATGATGGCTGAGGCTGCTAAGCTCAGAAAGTTGCTATTGGAGATTGAATCCAAGGTGAAATTGCTTGAGCGAGAAGTTGAATTCCTGAAGAAGGACAAATCTAAGAGTAAAGGAAAAATTAGGAATTTGGAGAAGAAAATTGGAGCTCTGGAGaaaaaagatgttgatgagagGAACAAGTGAACTAGGGTTGAGGAGGAGTCGAGGGAGAAGATTcaagagaagaaaaaggaggtTTTAGAATTAGGGTAGAAGACTAAGAAACTGGAGAGCTTTGCAAATTCGAAGAGTTCGGATATGGAGGAGTGGGTTAAGGAGAAACTGAGCTTGCAGGAGGCACTGAAAAAGtctgaggagagagaaaagagCTTAGAATTGTTTGTTGTTCGGTTGAAGGAAGAAGCAGGGGTGTCTGAGAATGTGGTCAGAGGACTGAACCAGAAGGTTGATACTGTGAATGGTGGAGTGAATGGAAATGGGGTTATTGCTAGGGATGGAAAAAGGGTGAAGGGTTTGAATGTTCAGTGGCCTGTATGTGGTGGCAGCTGGTTCTACTGTTGTTACAACTATTGTTGTGATCTGGTTCTACTTTTGGTTGATCCATGAAAATAATGACGATGATGGATTCTTATATGGATTAATATTTATCAAGCCTGtgaattttgatttcttgttgaAAAGTTGGAATACTTGTTGGTTATTAGCACTTTCTTCTGAAGAATTAAAATAGAATTTTGTGTGTTGAGTTTGTTCACTGTTTGACTTTGATgataaatttaatttgataacCTGTTACTGATTTATTGCTCAAAAATTTTCTTGATGCTAAATTTTGTGCtctgattttttctttttctgttgtaAATCATTCTGATGAGGGTGAGGATGaggggtattttttttttaatttttgtttaaggaAAAAATTGTctgaaaaatattatttatggacaaaatgacgattttataacgttttgtaatattgaggatgattttaataaaaaaggtCGGAGACGAATTTGATTTCCACCTTAAACCTTAGGGACAAAAAAAGTAATTAACCCTTAATATAATGACatgtgttattatttttttttggttatgTCATTTTAAAATTAGTCAAATTCTAGTTTAAATTTTAAacagtaaaaattatttttttcattggtCCTTATTATTACAATTTAGTATCAATTAGACTTAAAATATTTTATCGGTCCAATACAAAGTATTTTTTTAGAGCATAACTAAACTACAAAATACCTGAATTTAGGGACAGACTTAAGGGAAATAAGTAGTGACTTTGGCTTTTCCAACAAATTTTTAAACTCATATATTATTATAATAGATGCATTATATAGAGTAAAATTTAATAgtatagtaataataaaaaaaattagtattctTTATGTATTAGagtttatattatatttattaatttttaattaaaaaactaattATAATTATATCTATTATCAAATATATgacattatatttaattatacaatattttaatttttgaccCCTTCATTGTTAGATTCCTGGATCCCTCACTGCTTGAATTAGATAATATTCTATCAAATTTGATTAAAATCTAGTATAAATTCTCTCTTAAATTCACAAGGGATACAAATACTAGGTGAATCATCATCCACCCTGAGATACGTTATCTTACCCTATTCTTTTTACCTATTGAATTTTGACTGATTTGATTGTCAGTATCCCTTGTTAGTACCACCTTCATTCGGCTTGAAGATTATTATAACTGACTGGAAGTCTCAATTTCTTAGAAGATTAAACATAGGTAGTTATTGTTGAACATTGATACTATTTGTGGAGAGTTTCACTTGGCAAAATCTACAGAGCCAAACTCCACGCAACCATCAACAATAACTGATAATCTTAAGAATTTAATACCAGACATTTCATAAGGCATGAGAGAAAGCACACATCCTGTATAAAAATACCCCAATAAAAGGATAGACTAAGAGAAGATTTGTTGGATGGAAGAGGccatcatcaccactttcctctAAAAACAGCAGAATGAATCATAAATTTAGGCAAAAACTATTTATAGGATAGTAGAGAACACCAGGAAGTAGGCACACGTCTTGACAGtggtaaaaaaaagagaaaaagagcacCGTGAACTTTTACAATATTGCACTATTGCTGAAAGGCAATAATATTCTCGCCACACAACCTAAAATAAATTCCTAGAACATTCTTGTGCCAAATCAGACGTCACTTAAATGTCTAATAGAACCACTTGAGAGATCTCACATGAAAAGAATGAGGGTCACACCCGTTCTCCATGAAAATTTTTGACAAGGCCATTTCAAAAAGATTCAGATATCCGGCAAATTTGAAATCATATGAAAGAGGAAAAGaacaaatgaaagaaaataagattTTAGAAAAGATAAAATATCTTAAAACTAATATATACTGATATATAACccattttttacaattttttgggatgaaaaatatataaatttaattacaTTTAtagatgattattattattatagttaCTTACATATTTGATTCATGAAAAGTCCTAATTCTTGGTTGTTTTCAAGTCTTTGgtctctgtctcaatacctcaaaacaaacgctacctaagggtTTTAAACATGTAATATATCCAAACAATCCCATAATAAAAAGAACGGCAGCTGATTCCAGAGTGTTATAAATATCAGAGAATATTTtataaatactaaaaattaatcaccggatatttatatatattatttttacataatttttttagCAAAATAATTAGTCATTAGGATCATTATTACATAATATAGAAGATGGTTAGCAGTATAATTAGTTACTAGTATAAGCATAGAGTTAATAGAGCTAGCATGGTGGTTCCAAAATTGGTTAGGAGATATTTATCATCCGTAACTGAGGTGTTGGGTAGTGAACTGATATAAATACCCAAATAGTATAAGTTAGTAAGCGTGATTTGTTCTTGTAAGTCTCAAACGGTTACATCACAGAAAATAATCCAGAAAGTTCTATCACTTTCTCTCAGATTCTTCCttcctttcttcctttttttctctcttcctctctcactagacttcatcattcttctaATTGCATCTAATCAAGAACTAAGCTCCTACTCTTCTGAACTTACCAATTTTTACATGGTGCGATGAGCGTGAACGAAGAGTAGAAGATCTCACAGGTACATAGAAGAAACGAGCATTGAACAAATCCAGAATCTTGAAAGGTTCGAAATCATGGATGCCACTCTATCTCCGTTTTCTTCAATTGATGTTTAGACTCTTGCGAATCTGCTCAACCAAATCAATATCATGCAAATGAATCAGCCAAGAACCCAGACAAATCCAACATTAGATCCAATAAATCCATACTTTCTTCATCTTGGAGAAAGTCATGGAACTAAATTAATCGCAGCTGTTATTGGAGCCAACAATTATCATGCCTGGGAAAAGGTAATGTGGCACGCGTTAAAatcaaaaaataagataaaatttgTGGATGGTTTGATCAGAAAATCAAAGGAGAGTGATTCTTTGtttgaagcatgggagagatgcAACAATTATATAGTTTCTTGGACTAACCTCTCGTTAAGTCCagaaattgtgaaaagtgtgatgtGGATTGATTTGGCCTTGGAGTTGTGGAAAGAATTGAGAAAGAGATATTGCCAAGGGAATGCGTTTAGAATTGTAGAACTGGAGAAGAAACTCCACACATCGAAGCAGGGAGATTTGACAATTACTGCGTACTACACCAGATTGAAAGGAATCAGGGAAGAGCTGGACAATTTCAAACCAATTCCTTCTTGTGTCATTTGTGAAAAAAACTTGTATATGTGAATTGAACATGATTAGGAGATATAAAGAAGATGCATGCATTATGAGGTTTCTGAGAGGCCTAAATGAGCAATTCTCTACTACCAGATCACAGCTAATGTTGATGAAGTCACTGCCTGATGTCAAAATGGCGTTCTCATCATTACTACAACAAGAAAGACAGATGAACATTGTAGAGATAGGAGAAGACAGAATTTTGCTTGCTAATGCAAATTCAGGAGGCTTTAGGGGTAGAAGTAGAGGGAGAAATGGTAGAGGCAACTATGGCAGTGGAGGAAGAAGCTCGAAATTCTATACTTACTGTGGAAGGAATGGACATTTGGTAGATGTGTTACAAGAAACATGGATATCCTCCTGACGATGAGAATTTATTGCTGGTttagaatcaatcaaaacaagaatcaatgcgttggtagcatagtccaaaccaacaatgaattctcaagatcaaatattaaatccaatacaaaataaccgagagtaattaaacctcgggtcatctttccTAGGAGTTACAATGAAATGTCAAGTTATTGGCTATGGGTGAAAATGGGGGTTTGATGATTGAAagagagcaagtaatgtaaatagcatgaaattaaataagcatgcaaggaattaaaagaaagcaagtaaaggcaataaaaatagaaattaagtACTAAAAAATGTTCTTGGTGAGAATTggggaattaaggattcctatcctagttatagaccacaaacatggcaattgtgtggaattaatcccaattagtcaatcctacttgagaattagtcaaaagggcataattgattccaatccctaagtcctaagtcaacactagtggaTCACTTAGAGTTAAGGGAAATCGAACCAATTACAATCCTCACACAatacggaatggacatccacaactcaattccacccaaacactcAATTTCTCACCTAAGAGTGTGAAAagctaaacatgcaagaaactaaaaatcaaagcaataaaagtcaaagcaagaaaaattaaagtgcaagaaacctcttggcaagtaattgagagctaaggttacctatcctagacattttgaccacaaacacatgatgattatgaagagttaatcctacttagtcaaccttacatcgaagataagtcaaataggcatagttgatttcaatccataagtcctaagtcaacactattgGGTCACTTAgtgtcaagggagaccaaatcaactaactactctaatgtatcaacaAGAATAGATATCAATGACTCAAaggtcaccaaagtcctcaataccaagccaagagtgaagaaaaactaagtaGAAACTaggccaagcattttatcaaacacttggtgtgtatgaaaataaaataatattaaaatgcattaaaaataaaatctaactactaaAGGCAAAAAATGGCAACAATAACTCAAATAAgcattaaatgaacataaaacataaattgcattaatagaaattaaagaaatacaagagtgttcataaaatgaaaagtgacataaaagagaaattaagaagaagaactaagagaagtaagacaataaagcatgaaacataaatgaaactacattaaaataagaattaaagactgaaattaaagagaaattaactaaacctaacctaattctagagagagggaggagcttctctctctagaaactaagacaAAAGCATGTAAAAGCTAAACCTAACTGTCCCCCCTTGCTTCCACttgaattggggttgaaatagcttcagaaatgagttggattaggttttggaagcccagaatttgcccttagcgatttgcaattaatgagctcacgtgactcgggtcacgcgtatgcatgggtcacgCGCACACGTCGTCGAGCAAAattcacttccacgcgtacgcgtgggtcacgcgtacgcgtcgccaagctcgcacttgtgcgcacgcacatatcgctgaacttccaaactccatttcttcattgtttcttcccttttgcatgctctttttctcacttcttcaactcatacttgccttggaaatctGAATTCACTTagaaaacacatcaaggcatcatatagaattaaagtgaataaaatttagcaattataaggcctaaaaagtatgttttcactttcaagcacaatttaggaagaaatcatgaaactatgctatttcaatggataagtgtaagaaaagttgataaaattcacccaaatagagcaaataaataccatgaaatgtggattcatcacctATGCACTTGAAGGATGGTGGAAATTCTGGCTCAATTAATATGATTACTGATGAGAATTATGAAGAAATCAACTTGAATTCTCAGAAGGATGGTAAGGGAGGTTCCAAATCTGATTCAAGTTCAGGTACAAAGGAAGCATCGCTTGTTCAATTGAACCATCAGGATTCACAACCAAGGCATAGCATCAATCAAATTTCAATCACAACACTTCCCTCCGATAAAGGTATATCCTATGTCATGTCACTTTCAGTATCTGTCCCAAGTTTCTGGGTTATTGACTCAGGAGGCACAAATCATGTTGCTTTCCTTATAGATTCATTTCAATGTCTTAATGAAATTAAATCAATCTTGATAAACATGCTTGATGGCAATCACACAATAGCTAAGCTAGTAGGAACAGTACATTTTTCATATCATTTTCACTTCACACACGTGTTCTACATACCATATTTCAAGTTCAATCTTATTTTAGTATCTAGGTTAACTAAAGATTCAAAatgcaaattaattttttatgagaATTATTGTGAAATTCAAGACAAAATTACTAGGAAGACGATTGGTGTAGCTGAACAAAAAATGGACTTATATGCACTTGAGAGCATAGTACCTGTTTCAGCTACACGCACAATCACAAAACATGCATCTACACTCACTACACAAGCTACACAATCATAAGTAGAAATATTATGGCTTCTTAGACTTGGACATATACTTAATAGTAGAATTTCTGCAATGAAAAGGGATTATGATTTTCTAAAGAATGCTAGTTGTAATAAACCATGTGATCCATATCACTATGCCAAACAAAAAAGACTATCATTTTCTAATAGAATTTCTGAATCAGCAAATTTGTTTGACTTAGTACACATAGACATATGGGACCTATTAATGTAAACTCAATTTCTGGTCATAGGTATTTTTTGAATGTATAGAAGATAAGAGTCGATTCACCTGGTTGTTCGTTATGATTAAAAAAAAGTGAAGCTAGTGCATTAGCTCAGAATTTTGTAACCTTGGTGGATACTCAATTTgatacaaaaataaagaaaataaggacTGACAATGGTCTATAATTCTTGTTACACAATTATTATGCATCAAAAGATATTATCCATCAAACAACTTGTGTAGAAACACTTTAGCAGAATGGCATAGTTGAAAGAAAACATCAGCATATTTTGACTGTAACAAGGGCTCTGATGTTTCATTCAAGCTTGCCCAAGAGATCATTGTTGAAAAATTTATCACcttatttgatttaaaaaaaaattcagatattTCCTACTTAAAGGTATTTGGTTATTTGGCTTATGCCTTTATTTTGCAAGTACAAAGGACAAAATTAGATAAAAGAGCTAGAAAGTGTATTTTTTTTAGGTCACAAGAATGGTATAACGGGGTATTTGCTCTATGAGTTAGctgctaaaaatatttttctctcacgagatatttttttatgaaactGAATTCTCCTTTGTAACACATTTTGATATTGAAACTAGTGACACATCTATCACAAAGTCATTAACAAGTACTTCGAATCCTTTTTTGTGCTTTGAGGATTCCTTTCCCACtaattgatgcaccactattttatgatacattttggactgaattgagtggttttgtgtcaactaatctcacacttattcatgtaaattgcatgttttttatttccttcctaattttgtgttatGATTTAAAATTTGCTCCTAGGCCTTCaaattgttaaattttaattcccctttattaccattcgacgcCGTAATGTGTTTgtcaagtgttttcaggtttacagggcaagaatggctcaaaggatgaagaaaaagcatgttaaagtggaaggaagacaagaaactaaggagttgAGCAGCAAggagcgacgcacacgcatggctgatgcgtgcgcgtgacttggaattttgtcaagcgacgcgtacgcgtgacaaagcgtcacgtgctgcagatatcagaaaacgatgggggcgatttctaggctattttttggcccagttccaagcccaaaaacactgcttagaggctgcagagtggagctggaagaaggatcattcattcatcaatcattcacacattagttaggtttaaatgtag harbors:
- the LOC107620499 gene encoding peroxisomal and mitochondrial division factor 1-like is translated as MEKELEQSRDATKALSAIAERAAELETELPRLQYDSISDMRAAEEMMAEAAKLRKLLLEIESKVKLLEREVEFLKKDKSKSKGKIRNLEKKIGALEKKDVDERNK